One part of the Phacochoerus africanus isolate WHEZ1 chromosome 7, ROS_Pafr_v1, whole genome shotgun sequence genome encodes these proteins:
- the C1QL4 gene encoding complement C1q-like protein 4, which translates to MVLLLLVAIPLLVHSSRGPAHYEMLGRCRMVCDPHGQRGPGPDGAPASVPPFPPGAKGEMGRRGKAGLRGPPGPPGPRGPPGEPGRPGPPGPPGPGPGGVAPPAGYVPRIAFYAGLRRPHEGYEVLRFDDVVTNVGNAYEAASGKFTCPMPGVYFFAYHVLMRGGDGTSMWADLMKNGQVRASAIAQDADQNYDYASNSVILHLDVGDEVFIKLDGGKVHGGNTNKYSTFSGFIIYPD; encoded by the exons atggtgctgctgctgctggtggccaTTCCGCTGCTAGTGCACAGCTCCCGCGGGCCAGCGCACTACGAGATGCTGGGTCGCTGCCGCATGGTGTGCGACCCGCATGGGCAGCGAGGTCCAGGACCCGACGGCGCGCCCGCCTCCGTGCCCCCCTTCCCTCCGGGCGCCAAGGGGGAGATGGGCCGGCGCGGGAAGGCAGGTCTGCGAGGGCCCCCGGGACCACCAGGTCCCAGAGGACCTCCAGGAGAGCCGGGCAGGCCGGGTCCCCCGGGCCCTCCCGGCCCAGGCCCCGGCGGGGTGGCGCCCCCTGCGGGCTATGTGCCTCGAATAGCCTTCTATGCGGGCCTTCGGCGACCCCACGAAGGCTATGAGGTGCTGCGATTCGACGACGTAGTGACCAACGTGGGCAACGCTTATGAGGCGGCCAGTGGCAAGTTCACCTGCCCCATGCCGGGTGTCTACTTCTTCGCTTACCATGTGCTCATGCGTGGCGGTGACGGCACCAGCATGTGGGCCGACCTGATGAAGAATGGACAG GTCCGGGCCAGCGCTATTGCTCAGGACGCGGACCAGAACTATGACTACGCCAGCAACAGCGTCATCCTGCACCTGGATGTGGGAGATGAAGTCTTCATCAAGTTGGATGGAGGGAAGGTGCACGGCGGTAACACCAACAAATACAGCACTTTCTCTGGCTTCATCATCTACCCGGACTGA